Proteins encoded by one window of Halorubrum ruber:
- a CDS encoding DUF1931 family protein — translation MADLIVKAAVKEALDDKNVASDFYDALDDEVDELLEDAARRAEANDRKTVQPRDL, via the coding sequence ATGGCAGACCTCATTGTCAAAGCGGCCGTCAAGGAAGCCCTGGACGACAAGAACGTCGCTTCGGACTTCTACGACGCGCTGGACGACGAAGTGGACGAGCTGCTCGAAGACGCCGCGCGCCGCGCCGAGGCCAACGACCGGAAGACGGTCCAGCCGCGCGACCTCTAA
- a CDS encoding DUF7563 family protein: MPRCDHCGSHVSDRFARVFADERGDLNACPKCSANAGIAEVSRERTRTGD, encoded by the coding sequence ATGCCACGCTGTGACCACTGCGGGTCGCACGTCTCGGACCGCTTTGCGCGCGTCTTCGCGGACGAGCGCGGCGACCTGAACGCGTGCCCGAAGTGCTCCGCGAACGCGGGCATCGCAGAGGTGTCTCGCGAGCGGACGCGAACCGGGGACTGA
- the larB gene encoding nickel pincer cofactor biosynthesis protein LarB → MRETLAALEAGEIGVEEAESRLAGYATTDAGRFDAARERRRGIPEAILAEGKTPAEVAALATTALETTGRALVTRADEATAAAVASAVGDGDPDATVDRDDRTGSVVARAGDFEPPSLDAAVAVVAAGTADAPVAGEAAVVAREIGAAVDRVDDVGVANLDRILDQVDRIREADVVVVAAGREGALPTVVAGLVDAPVIALPVSTGYGVGGEGVAALQGALQSCSVLTTVNVDAGFVAGAQAGLIARAVDAVRAE, encoded by the coding sequence ATGCGAGAGACGCTTGCGGCGCTCGAAGCGGGCGAGATCGGCGTCGAGGAGGCGGAGTCGCGGCTCGCGGGCTACGCGACCACCGACGCGGGACGGTTCGACGCCGCCCGCGAGCGGCGACGCGGGATCCCCGAGGCGATCCTCGCGGAGGGGAAGACGCCCGCGGAGGTCGCCGCGCTGGCGACGACGGCGCTCGAAACGACGGGGCGGGCGCTGGTGACGCGCGCCGACGAGGCGACGGCGGCGGCGGTCGCGTCGGCGGTCGGCGACGGCGACCCGGACGCGACGGTCGACCGGGACGACCGCACGGGGTCCGTCGTCGCGCGCGCCGGCGACTTCGAGCCCCCGTCGCTCGACGCCGCGGTCGCGGTCGTGGCCGCCGGCACCGCGGACGCGCCGGTCGCCGGCGAGGCGGCGGTCGTCGCCCGCGAGATCGGGGCGGCGGTCGATCGGGTCGACGACGTCGGCGTCGCCAACCTCGACCGGATCCTCGATCAGGTCGATCGGATCCGCGAAGCCGATGTCGTCGTGGTCGCGGCGGGCCGCGAGGGCGCCCTGCCGACCGTCGTCGCCGGCCTCGTCGACGCGCCCGTGATCGCCCTTCCGGTCTCGACCGGCTACGGCGTCGGCGGCGAGGGGGTCGCGGCGCTTCAGGGCGCGCTCCAGTCGTGTTCCGTGCTCACGACCGTCAACGTCGACGCTGGCTTCGTCGCCGGCGCGCAGGCCGGCCTGATCGCCCGCGCGGTCGACGCGGTGCGGGCCGAGTGA
- a CDS encoding ribonucleoside-diphosphate reductase subunit alpha encodes MAQTALDGVAEQHDEPFYWLNEDSREFLREGYLLEGVEAEERVRQIAERAEEILDEEGFADRFYEYMSRGFYSLASPIWSNFGLDRGLPISCFGSHMEDSIESILHTQAEVGEMTKQGGGTSGYFGELRPRGSPITDNGKSNGSYSFTELFDTIINVISQGETRRGQFAGYIDVEHDDLEEWLNIKTEGDPVQDIYYGVIVGDDWFQAMIDGDEEKRETWADIIETRINIGVPYIIFRGNMNEGKPQVYKDKEYQINASNLCTEIALPATADESFVCCLSSMNALHYDEWKDTDAVETLTRFLDAVMEEFIQRTEGVRFMERAVRFAKRHRAIGIGVLGWHSYLQRNMIPFDSMEAMEKNEEIFRTIKERSYEASEALADEFGEPEVLEGYGRRNTTTMSVAPTKSSSVILGQVSPSIEPLKSNYFVRDGAKLKSTQKNRFLQSLLAERGKDTRDVWDSIANKDGSVQHLDCLTDEEKEVFKTFAEIPQMAIINQAAQRQKHIDQAQSVNVSIDPSEVSVKEINQLYIEAWKKGVKSLYYQHSVNAAQKFSRDILECRACES; translated from the coding sequence ATGGCACAGACAGCACTCGACGGCGTCGCGGAACAGCACGACGAACCGTTTTACTGGCTGAACGAGGACAGTCGGGAGTTCCTCAGAGAGGGATACCTGCTCGAGGGGGTCGAAGCCGAAGAGCGAGTCAGACAGATCGCGGAGCGCGCCGAAGAGATCCTCGACGAGGAGGGGTTCGCGGACAGGTTCTACGAGTACATGAGCCGCGGCTTCTACAGTCTCGCCAGCCCGATATGGTCTAACTTCGGCTTAGACAGAGGTCTGCCTATCAGCTGCTTCGGCAGCCACATGGAGGACAGCATCGAGAGCATCCTCCACACCCAGGCCGAGGTGGGCGAGATGACCAAGCAGGGCGGCGGCACGAGCGGGTACTTCGGTGAGCTGCGCCCCCGGGGCAGTCCGATAACGGACAACGGCAAGAGCAACGGGAGTTACAGCTTCACGGAGCTGTTCGACACGATCATCAACGTCATCAGCCAGGGCGAAACCCGCCGAGGGCAGTTCGCCGGCTACATCGACGTCGAACACGACGACTTAGAGGAGTGGCTCAACATCAAAACCGAGGGGGACCCGGTACAGGACATCTACTACGGCGTCATCGTCGGTGACGACTGGTTTCAGGCGATGATCGACGGCGACGAGGAGAAGCGAGAGACCTGGGCGGACATCATCGAGACCCGGATCAACATCGGCGTTCCGTACATCATCTTCCGGGGGAACATGAACGAGGGGAAGCCGCAGGTGTACAAGGACAAGGAGTACCAAATAAACGCGTCCAACCTGTGTACCGAGATCGCGCTGCCGGCCACCGCCGACGAGAGCTTCGTCTGCTGTCTCTCGAGCATGAACGCGCTCCACTACGACGAGTGGAAGGACACCGACGCGGTGGAGACGCTGACCCGGTTCCTCGACGCGGTGATGGAGGAGTTCATCCAGCGCACGGAGGGCGTCCGGTTCATGGAACGGGCCGTGCGGTTCGCGAAGCGACACAGAGCGATCGGGATCGGCGTCCTCGGATGGCACAGCTACCTCCAGCGCAACATGATCCCCTTCGACAGCATGGAGGCGATGGAGAAGAACGAGGAGATATTCCGGACCATCAAAGAGCGGAGCTACGAGGCGAGCGAAGCGCTCGCCGACGAGTTCGGGGAGCCGGAGGTTCTCGAGGGGTACGGCAGGCGGAACACGACGACGATGAGCGTGGCGCCGACGAAATCGAGCAGCGTCATTCTGGGGCAGGTCAGTCCGAGCATCGAGCCGCTGAAATCGAACTACTTCGTGCGAGACGGTGCGAAGCTGAAGTCGACGCAGAAGAACAGATTCCTTCAGTCGCTACTGGCGGAGCGGGGCAAAGACACGCGCGACGTCTGGGACAGCATCGCGAATAAGGACGGGAGCGTTCAGCATCTCGACTGTCTGACGGACGAAGAGAAAGAGGTGTTCAAGACCTTCGCCGAGATACCCCAGATGGCGATCATCAATCAGGCGGCACAGCGACAGAAACACATCGACCAGGCACAGAGCGTGAACGTCTCGATCGACCCGAGCGAAGTGAGCGTCAAGGAGATCAACCAGCTCTACATCGAAGCCTGGAAGAAAGGGGTCAAGAGCCTCTACTACCAGCACAGCGTGAACGCCGCACAGAAATTCAGTCGGGATATTCTCGAGTGTCGGGCCTGTGAGAGCTGA
- a CDS encoding methyltransferase domain-containing protein — MYWLELAGETDAFAAREAATAAAGVDLLAPGIARTGAIDRARVRRLAYTRAAHEAVARTDADVDAAAAALRAASLDRAGSVAVRARDVRATSAVSTEAAERALGGVLVDRGFDVDLDDPDHVLRALFAAGPRAEHDAVAGADGSDADLCALGWVAVEAARDFAPNPTERPFFQPGSMAPADARAYANLAGAAPGRTLLDPMCGTGGLPLEAGLVGADAVACDAQAKMVRGARRNFREYLGSPGIDDSPDWHVARGDATALPLPDDAVDGVAFDAPYGRQSKIARHELADLVGGALDEAARVAPRAVLVADRDWRAPARDAGWTVDAAFERRVHRSLTRHVLVLRRGDVAGSGGVATEMSPERE, encoded by the coding sequence GTGTACTGGCTCGAACTCGCCGGCGAGACCGACGCCTTCGCCGCCCGCGAGGCCGCGACCGCCGCCGCCGGCGTCGACCTCCTCGCGCCGGGGATCGCGCGCACCGGCGCGATCGACCGCGCCCGCGTCCGCCGGCTCGCGTACACCCGCGCCGCCCACGAGGCGGTCGCGCGGACCGACGCCGACGTCGACGCCGCGGCCGCCGCGCTCCGGGCCGCGTCGCTCGACCGCGCCGGGAGCGTCGCGGTCCGCGCCCGCGACGTCCGGGCGACGTCCGCCGTCTCGACCGAGGCGGCCGAGCGGGCGCTCGGCGGCGTCCTCGTCGACCGCGGGTTCGACGTCGACCTCGACGACCCCGACCACGTCCTCCGCGCGCTGTTCGCGGCCGGCCCGCGCGCGGAACACGATGCGGTGGCCGGTGCCGATGGCAGCGACGCGGACCTGTGCGCGCTCGGCTGGGTCGCGGTCGAGGCCGCCCGCGACTTCGCCCCGAACCCCACCGAGCGCCCCTTCTTCCAGCCGGGGAGCATGGCGCCGGCGGACGCCCGCGCCTACGCCAACCTCGCGGGTGCCGCCCCCGGTCGGACCCTCCTCGACCCGATGTGCGGCACGGGCGGGCTCCCGCTGGAGGCCGGCCTCGTTGGCGCCGACGCCGTCGCCTGCGACGCGCAGGCGAAGATGGTCCGCGGCGCGCGTCGGAACTTCCGCGAGTACCTCGGTTCCCCCGGCATTGACGACTCGCCCGACTGGCACGTCGCGCGCGGCGACGCGACCGCGCTCCCCCTCCCGGACGACGCCGTCGACGGGGTCGCGTTCGACGCCCCGTACGGCCGGCAGTCGAAGATCGCGCGCCACGAGCTGGCAGACCTCGTCGGGGGCGCGCTCGACGAGGCGGCCCGGGTCGCGCCGCGCGCGGTACTCGTCGCGGACCGCGACTGGCGCGCCCCCGCCCGCGACGCCGGTTGGACCGTCGACGCGGCGTTCGAACGGCGGGTTCACCGGTCGCTGACGCGTCACGTGCTGGTGTTGCGCCGCGGGGACGTGGCGGGGAGCGGAGGTGTTGCGACCGAGATGTCGCCAGAGCGAGAGTGA
- the rpiA gene encoding ribose 5-phosphate isomerase A, with protein sequence MKTSGGSDAMKRRAGESAAAAVSDGDVVGLGTGSTAAHAIRRLGDRVDAGLDIRGVPTSFASRELAVEAAIPCLDLPDAVGPDGPGIDVAIDGADQVATGAGAADAGRGEADAPAPGSGVSDSPAPGGALIKGGGAAHAREKLVDAAADRFLVVADPSKESPRLDRSVPIEVLPAGRTAVAAAIREAGGEPTLRRAERKDGPVVTDNGNLVLDCPFGEVADPAALSATLSSIPGIVEHGLFVGLADEIHVGTESDVRVDEV encoded by the coding sequence ATGAAGACGAGCGGCGGGAGCGACGCGATGAAGCGACGCGCCGGCGAGTCGGCGGCCGCGGCGGTGAGCGACGGTGACGTGGTCGGGCTAGGGACCGGGTCGACCGCGGCCCACGCCATCCGGCGCCTCGGAGACCGGGTCGACGCCGGCCTCGACATTCGGGGCGTTCCCACCTCCTTCGCGAGCCGCGAACTCGCGGTCGAGGCGGCGATTCCCTGCCTCGACCTTCCGGACGCAGTCGGCCCGGACGGGCCCGGGATCGACGTCGCCATCGACGGGGCGGATCAGGTGGCGACGGGCGCCGGAGCGGCCGACGCCGGGCGCGGAGAAGCCGATGCGCCCGCCCCCGGGAGCGGAGTGTCCGATTCGCCCGCCCCCGGCGGCGCACTTATAAAAGGCGGCGGCGCGGCCCACGCCCGCGAGAAGCTCGTCGACGCCGCGGCCGACCGCTTCCTCGTCGTCGCCGACCCCTCGAAGGAGTCGCCGCGGCTGGACCGGTCGGTTCCGATCGAGGTGCTCCCCGCGGGGCGGACCGCGGTCGCCGCGGCGATCCGGGAGGCGGGCGGCGAGCCGACGCTGCGGCGCGCGGAGCGGAAAGACGGCCCCGTGGTGACCGACAACGGGAACCTCGTCCTCGACTGCCCGTTCGGCGAGGTCGCCGATCCGGCCGCGCTGTCGGCGACGCTGTCGTCGATCCCGGGGATCGTCGAACACGGCCTCTTCGTCGGGCTCGCGGACGAGATCCACGTCGGGACGGAGTCGGACGTCCGGGTCGACGAGGTCTGA
- a CDS encoding GIY-YIG nuclease family protein, whose protein sequence is MADHHVYVIECADGTLYTGYTTDVERRVAEHDAGEGAKYTRGRTPVTLRHVESFDSKSAAMSREYAIKSLSRAEKERLIGDG, encoded by the coding sequence GTGGCCGACCACCACGTGTACGTCATCGAGTGCGCCGACGGCACCCTCTACACCGGGTACACGACCGACGTCGAGCGCCGCGTCGCCGAACACGACGCCGGGGAGGGCGCGAAGTACACCCGCGGTCGGACCCCCGTCACCCTGCGGCACGTCGAGTCGTTCGACTCGAAGTCGGCGGCGATGTCGAGAGAGTACGCGATCAAGTCGCTGTCGCGCGCGGAGAAGGAGCGGCTGATCGGCGACGGGTAG
- a CDS encoding TATA-box-binding protein — protein sequence MTADPKETITVENVVASTGIGQELDLQSVAMDLEGADYDPEQFPGLVYRTTDPKSAALIFRSGKIVCTGANSIEAVHESLDIVFDELRALQIPIEDPEITVQNIVTSADLGKSLNLNAIAIGLGLEHIEYEPEQFPGLVYRLDEPEVVALLFGSGKVVVTGGTSPEDAAAAVDVIVEELNGLGLLE from the coding sequence ATGACGGCCGACCCGAAGGAGACGATCACCGTAGAGAACGTCGTCGCTTCCACGGGGATCGGACAGGAGCTCGATCTCCAGAGCGTCGCGATGGACCTCGAGGGCGCCGACTACGACCCCGAGCAGTTCCCCGGGCTCGTCTACCGCACCACGGACCCGAAGTCGGCCGCCCTCATCTTCCGCTCGGGCAAGATCGTCTGCACCGGCGCGAACTCGATCGAGGCGGTCCACGAGAGCCTCGACATCGTCTTCGACGAGCTCCGCGCGCTCCAGATCCCGATCGAGGACCCGGAGATAACGGTCCAGAACATCGTCACCTCGGCCGACCTGGGCAAGAGCCTGAACCTGAACGCGATCGCGATCGGCCTCGGGCTGGAACACATCGAGTACGAGCCGGAGCAGTTCCCCGGGCTCGTCTATCGCCTCGACGAGCCGGAGGTCGTCGCGCTGCTGTTCGGGAGCGGCAAGGTGGTCGTCACCGGCGGCACGAGCCCCGAGGACGCCGCGGCCGCCGTCGACGTGATCGTCGAGGAGCTGAATGGGCTCGGACTACTGGAGTGA
- a CDS encoding ribonucleotide-diphosphate reductase subunit beta, producing the protein MSESENANTNANTDASTDTETETDIFSERTQLKPYEYSEFLDYVEAIRNSYWVHTEFNFDGDVQDFKVNTTPAEQTVIKRTMLAIAQIEVQVKTFWSDIYEEMPKAEVGNVGMTFAESEVRHMDAYSHLLDVLGITDDFEQVTEEPAIKERIEYLDEYLEKSESDDEREYVMSILLFSAFVEHVSLFSQFLIMTSFDKHEKKFKGIANAVEATSKEEQIHGLFGVELVETIRAENPDLFDDDFEADVQEACRQAYEAETEILDWIFADDELDFLPRAHVDAFLRDRFNQSLENVGVEPIFETDDDLLEETRWFDEDIMMTKDNDFFSKRSTTYNKHTQSVTAEDMF; encoded by the coding sequence ATGAGTGAAAGCGAAAACGCGAACACCAACGCGAACACCGACGCGAGTACAGACACAGAAACAGAGACGGACATCTTCTCGGAGCGAACACAACTGAAGCCCTACGAGTACAGCGAGTTTCTCGACTACGTCGAGGCGATCCGGAACAGCTACTGGGTACACACGGAGTTCAACTTCGACGGCGACGTCCAAGATTTCAAGGTCAACACGACTCCCGCCGAGCAGACCGTTATCAAGCGGACGATGCTGGCTATCGCGCAGATCGAGGTGCAGGTGAAGACGTTCTGGTCGGATATCTACGAGGAGATGCCCAAAGCCGAGGTCGGGAACGTGGGCATGACCTTCGCGGAAAGCGAGGTGCGGCACATGGACGCCTACAGTCACCTACTGGACGTCTTAGGGATCACGGACGACTTCGAGCAGGTGACCGAGGAGCCGGCGATCAAAGAGCGGATCGAGTATCTCGACGAGTACCTGGAGAAGAGCGAGAGCGACGACGAACGGGAGTACGTGATGAGCATCCTGCTGTTCAGCGCGTTCGTCGAGCACGTGTCGCTGTTCAGCCAGTTCCTCATCATGACGAGCTTCGACAAGCACGAAAAGAAGTTCAAAGGGATAGCGAACGCCGTCGAAGCGACCAGCAAGGAGGAGCAGATCCACGGGCTGTTCGGAGTCGAGCTGGTGGAGACGATCAGAGCGGAGAACCCGGACCTCTTCGACGACGACTTCGAGGCGGACGTCCAAGAGGCCTGTCGGCAGGCCTACGAGGCGGAGACCGAGATCCTGGATTGGATATTCGCCGACGACGAGCTGGATTTCCTTCCCAGGGCCCATGTCGACGCGTTTCTGCGAGACCGGTTCAATCAGAGCCTCGAAAACGTCGGCGTGGAACCGATATTCGAGACGGACGACGACCTGCTCGAGGAGACGCGCTGGTTCGACGAGGACATCATGATGACGAAGGATAACGACTTCTTCAGCAAGCGGTCGACCACGTACAACAAACACACGCAGAGCGTTACCGCGGAGGACATGTTCTAA
- the uvrB gene encoding excinuclease ABC subunit UvrB — MSDADSPLSEDRPTVDRPLRVDAPFEPAGDQPEAIEQLVEGFESGAKKQTLLGVTGSGKTNTVSWVAEELDQPTLVLAHNKTLAAQLYEEFRELFPDNAVEYFVSYYDYYQPEAYVEQTDTFIDKEMSINEEIDRLRHSATRSLLTRDDVIVVASVSAIYGLGDPQNYRDMALRLEVGEEVGREELLTRLVDLNYERNDVDFTQGTFRVRGDTVEIYPMYGRYAVRVELWGEEIDRMIKVDPMHGEVVSEEPAVMLHPAEHYSIPDDKLEQAIAEIEDLMEKRVSYFERQGDLVAAQRIEERTTFDLEMLREAGYCSGIENYSVHMDDRESGDAPYTLLDYFPDDFLTVVDESHQTIPQIKGQYEGDKSRKDSLVENGFRLPTAYDNRPLTFEEFEAKTDRTLYVSATPGDYERETSDRIVEQIVRPTHLVDPKVEVTGATGQVDDLLERVDDRIERDERVLVTTLTKRMAEDLTEYLEEAGVDVAYMHDETDTLERHEIIRDLRLGNIDVLVGINLLREGLDIPEVSLVAILDADQEGFLRSTTTLVQTMGRAARNVNGEVVLYADKVTDSMEEAIEETQRRREIQLEYNEEHGYEATTIDKPVSETNLPGSKTDTSSVSVGDVESEDEAKAQIEALEDRMDEAASNLEFELAADIRDRIAELRRAFELDAGDEGVPAPAMEE; from the coding sequence GTGAGCGACGCCGACTCCCCCCTCTCGGAGGACCGCCCGACCGTCGACCGTCCCCTTCGCGTCGACGCCCCGTTCGAGCCCGCGGGCGACCAGCCCGAGGCGATAGAGCAACTCGTCGAGGGGTTCGAGTCGGGCGCGAAGAAGCAGACGCTGCTCGGCGTCACCGGGTCCGGGAAGACGAACACCGTCTCGTGGGTTGCCGAGGAGTTGGACCAGCCGACGCTCGTCTTGGCCCACAACAAGACGCTCGCGGCCCAGCTGTACGAGGAGTTCCGCGAGCTGTTCCCGGACAACGCCGTCGAGTACTTCGTCTCCTACTACGACTACTACCAGCCGGAGGCGTACGTCGAGCAGACGGACACGTTCATCGACAAGGAGATGTCGATCAACGAGGAGATCGACCGACTGCGCCACTCCGCGACGCGCTCGCTCCTGACCCGCGACGACGTGATCGTCGTCGCCTCGGTCTCGGCCATCTACGGGCTCGGCGACCCCCAGAACTACCGGGACATGGCGCTCCGCCTCGAAGTCGGCGAGGAGGTCGGTCGCGAGGAGCTTCTCACCCGCCTCGTCGACCTGAACTACGAGCGCAACGACGTGGACTTCACGCAGGGCACCTTCCGCGTCCGCGGCGACACCGTCGAGATCTACCCGATGTACGGGCGGTACGCCGTCAGGGTCGAACTCTGGGGCGAGGAGATCGACCGCATGATCAAAGTGGATCCGATGCACGGCGAGGTCGTGAGCGAGGAGCCCGCCGTCATGCTCCACCCTGCGGAGCACTACTCGATCCCGGACGACAAGCTCGAACAGGCGATCGCGGAGATCGAGGACCTGATGGAGAAACGCGTCAGCTACTTCGAGCGACAGGGCGACCTCGTGGCCGCCCAGCGGATCGAGGAGCGCACCACCTTCGACTTAGAGATGCTCCGCGAGGCCGGCTACTGCTCGGGGATCGAGAACTACTCGGTCCACATGGACGACCGCGAGTCCGGCGACGCCCCCTACACCCTGCTGGACTACTTCCCCGACGACTTCCTCACGGTCGTCGACGAGTCCCACCAGACGATCCCCCAGATCAAAGGGCAGTACGAGGGCGACAAGTCTCGGAAGGACTCGCTCGTCGAGAACGGGTTCCGGCTCCCCACGGCGTACGATAACCGCCCGCTCACCTTCGAGGAGTTCGAGGCGAAGACGGACCGCACCCTCTACGTCTCGGCGACGCCGGGCGACTACGAGCGCGAGACCTCCGACCGGATCGTCGAACAGATCGTCCGCCCGACCCACCTCGTCGACCCGAAGGTGGAGGTGACGGGCGCGACGGGGCAGGTCGACGACCTCTTAGAGCGCGTCGACGACCGGATCGAGCGCGACGAGCGCGTCCTCGTCACCACGCTCACCAAGCGGATGGCCGAGGACCTCACGGAGTACCTCGAGGAGGCGGGCGTCGACGTGGCGTACATGCACGACGAGACGGACACCTTAGAGCGCCACGAGATCATCCGCGACCTCCGCCTCGGCAACATCGACGTGCTCGTCGGCATCAACCTGCTGCGCGAGGGGCTCGACATCCCGGAAGTGAGCCTCGTCGCCATCCTCGACGCCGACCAGGAGGGATTCTTACGCTCCACGACGACGCTCGTCCAGACGATGGGGCGGGCCGCGCGCAACGTCAACGGCGAGGTCGTCCTCTACGCCGACAAGGTGACCGACTCGATGGAGGAAGCCATCGAGGAGACCCAGCGCCGCCGCGAGATCCAGCTGGAGTACAACGAGGAACACGGCTACGAGGCGACCACCATCGACAAGCCCGTCAGCGAGACGAACCTCCCCGGGTCGAAGACGGACACCTCGAGCGTGAGCGTCGGCGACGTCGAGAGCGAAGACGAGGCGAAAGCGCAGATCGAGGCGCTCGAAGACCGGATGGACGAGGCCGCGAGCAACCTGGAGTTCGAGTTAGCGGCGGACATCCGCGACCGGATCGCGGAGCTGCGGCGCGCCTTCGAGCTCGACGCGGGCGACGAGGGCGTCCCGGCGCCGGCGATGGAGGAGTAG
- the hisG gene encoding ATP phosphoribosyltransferase — protein MRIAVPNKGRLHEPTLSLLERAGLHVEETADRQLYADTVDEDVTVLFARAADIPEYVRDGAADLGVTGLDQAAESGGVADDAASADGDDLVDLLDLGYGSCKLVLAAPEDGDVAAVEDLAGKTVATEFPNVTRDYLDRVGVDADVVTVTGATELTPHVDMADAIVDITSTGTTLKVNRLAVIDDVLDSSVRLFARPDVVDDAKVEQVLTAFESVLAADGRRYLMMNAPKDRLDEVKDVIPGLGGPTVMDVEADEDGNGMVAVHAVVDERDVFETISELRSVGATGILVTEIERLVE, from the coding sequence ATGCGCATCGCCGTCCCCAACAAGGGCCGCCTGCACGAGCCGACGCTCTCGCTGTTGGAGCGCGCGGGGCTCCACGTCGAGGAGACCGCCGACCGCCAGCTGTACGCCGACACCGTCGACGAGGACGTGACGGTGCTGTTCGCGCGGGCGGCCGACATCCCCGAGTACGTCCGCGACGGCGCGGCCGACCTCGGCGTCACCGGCCTCGACCAGGCGGCCGAGTCGGGCGGCGTGGCGGACGACGCCGCGTCCGCCGACGGCGACGACCTCGTCGACCTGCTCGACTTAGGCTACGGCTCCTGTAAGCTCGTCCTCGCGGCACCGGAGGACGGCGACGTGGCGGCCGTCGAGGACCTCGCCGGGAAGACGGTCGCCACCGAGTTCCCGAACGTCACCCGCGACTACCTCGACCGGGTGGGCGTCGACGCCGACGTGGTCACCGTGACGGGCGCGACCGAACTCACGCCGCACGTCGACATGGCCGACGCCATCGTCGACATCACCTCGACCGGGACGACGCTGAAGGTGAACCGCTTAGCCGTGATCGACGACGTGCTCGACTCCTCCGTGCGGCTGTTCGCCCGCCCGGACGTCGTCGACGACGCGAAGGTCGAGCAGGTGCTGACCGCCTTCGAGTCCGTCCTCGCGGCGGACGGCCGCCGCTACCTGATGATGAACGCGCCGAAAGATCGGCTCGACGAGGTGAAGGACGTGATCCCCGGGCTCGGCGGCCCGACCGTGATGGACGTCGAGGCCGACGAGGACGGCAACGGGATGGTCGCGGTCCACGCCGTCGTCGATGAGCGCGACGTGTTCGAGACCATCTCGGAGCTGCGCTCGGTCGGCGCGACCGGTATCCTCGTCACGGAGATCGAGCGGCTCGTCGAATAA
- a CDS encoding ORC1-type DNA replication protein, producing the protein MTGDAGDMLSWDESVFRDESVFEIDHVPETFRHRESQLENLKYALRPAVRGSRPLNTMVRGPPGTGKTTAVQKLFGELGARTEVRTVRVNCQVDSTRYAVFSRLFEGIFEYEPPSSGISFKKLFGQITDRLVEEDEVLVVALDDVNYLFYENEASDTLYSLLRAHEAHSGAKIGVIVVSSDLGLDVIDDLDTRVQSVFRPEEVYFPVYDATEIYDILAERAKRGFHEGVIGDAELERVADLTADSGDLRVGIDLLRRAGLNAEMRASKTISEEDVEEAYDKSKHVHLSRSLRGLSESERDLVRVLAEHDGERAGAVYDAFNDETDLGYTRYSEIINKLDQLGVIDAEYADVDGRGRSRELSLAYDAEAVLDRLE; encoded by the coding sequence ATGACCGGGGACGCCGGGGACATGCTCTCGTGGGACGAGTCGGTGTTCCGCGACGAGTCGGTGTTCGAGATCGACCACGTCCCCGAGACGTTCCGCCACCGGGAGAGCCAGTTAGAGAACCTGAAGTACGCGCTCCGCCCCGCGGTCCGCGGCTCTCGCCCCCTCAACACGATGGTCCGCGGCCCGCCGGGAACGGGGAAGACCACCGCGGTCCAGAAGCTGTTCGGCGAGCTCGGCGCCCGGACCGAGGTGCGGACGGTGCGCGTCAACTGCCAGGTCGACTCGACGCGCTACGCGGTGTTCTCACGGCTGTTCGAGGGGATCTTCGAGTACGAACCCCCGTCGTCCGGCATCTCCTTCAAGAAGCTGTTCGGCCAGATCACCGACCGCCTCGTCGAGGAGGACGAGGTCTTGGTCGTCGCCCTCGACGACGTGAACTACCTCTTCTACGAGAACGAGGCGTCAGACACGCTGTACTCCCTCCTGCGCGCCCACGAGGCCCACTCCGGCGCGAAGATCGGCGTGATCGTCGTCTCCTCGGACCTCGGCCTCGACGTGATCGACGACCTCGACACCCGGGTCCAGTCTGTCTTCCGCCCCGAGGAGGTGTACTTCCCCGTCTACGACGCGACCGAGATCTACGACATCCTCGCCGAGCGCGCCAAGCGCGGCTTCCACGAGGGGGTCATCGGCGACGCCGAGTTGGAGCGCGTCGCCGACCTCACCGCCGACAGCGGCGACCTCCGGGTCGGGATCGACCTCCTGCGCCGGGCCGGGCTCAACGCCGAGATGCGCGCCTCGAAGACGATATCGGAGGAGGACGTCGAGGAGGCGTACGACAAGTCGAAGCACGTCCACCTCTCTCGGTCGCTCCGCGGGCTCTCGGAGTCCGAGCGCGACCTCGTCCGCGTCCTCGCCGAACACGACGGCGAGCGCGCCGGGGCGGTGTACGACGCGTTCAACGACGAGACCGACCTCGGCTACACCCGCTACTCCGAGATCATCAACAAGCTCGACCAGCTCGGCGTGATCGACGCGGAGTACGCCGACGTCGACGGCCGCGGCCGCTCGCGGGAGCTCTCCCTAGCGTACGACGCCGAGGCGGTGCTGGACCGGCTGGAGTGA